The Gemmatimonadetes bacterium SCN 70-22 genome has a segment encoding these proteins:
- a CDS encoding aldo/keto reductase translates to MLYTRLGSTGLVVSRIALGCMSYGSRQWRPWVLEEDEARPFFRRAIEHGINFFDTADVYSLGISEEITGRALREFARLDEVVIATKVRLRMADAPNRVGLSRKHIIQSCEDSLRRLGVERIDLYQVHRHHAETPVEETLAALDHLVRQGKVLYLGASSMFAWQLMKALSISERNGWARFVSMQGHYNLVYREEEREMIPLCLDQGLGVIPWSPLARGLLGGKRHRGGHGTSLRDDGDAALADQLYDHPADWDVVDATVGVAKRRGVQPAQVALAWLLSRPAVTAPIVGATRLEQLDAAVGALELQLSAEECAALERPYQPHPVRGWLDGGLVLTQQKH, encoded by the coding sequence ATGTTGTACACGCGCCTCGGCAGCACCGGTCTCGTCGTTTCGCGCATCGCCCTTGGCTGCATGAGCTACGGCAGCCGCCAGTGGCGCCCCTGGGTCCTCGAGGAAGACGAGGCGAGGCCGTTCTTCCGGCGTGCGATCGAGCACGGGATCAACTTCTTCGACACCGCCGACGTCTACTCGCTCGGGATCAGCGAGGAGATCACGGGCCGGGCGCTGCGCGAGTTCGCGCGGCTGGACGAAGTGGTCATCGCAACCAAGGTGCGCCTCAGGATGGCCGATGCCCCCAACCGCGTCGGGCTCTCGCGCAAGCACATCATCCAGTCGTGCGAGGATTCGCTGCGCCGGCTCGGCGTCGAGCGGATCGACCTGTACCAGGTGCACCGGCACCACGCCGAGACCCCGGTGGAGGAGACGCTAGCCGCGCTCGACCACCTCGTGCGGCAGGGGAAGGTCCTCTACCTCGGCGCCAGCTCGATGTTCGCGTGGCAGCTGATGAAGGCGCTCTCCATCTCCGAGCGGAACGGGTGGGCGAGGTTCGTCAGCATGCAGGGGCACTACAACCTGGTATATCGCGAGGAGGAGCGGGAAATGATCCCGCTCTGCCTCGACCAAGGACTCGGGGTGATTCCCTGGTCGCCGCTGGCGCGCGGGCTGCTGGGCGGGAAGCGGCATCGGGGCGGCCACGGCACGTCGCTCCGCGACGACGGCGATGCCGCCCTGGCCGACCAGCTCTACGACCACCCCGCCGATTGGGACGTGGTGGATGCCACCGTGGGCGTCGCCAAGCGACGGGGGGTACAGCCGGCGCAGGTCGCATTGGCGTGGCTCCTGTCGCGCCCGGCGGTGACGGCGCCGATCGTCGGGGCCACCAGGTTGGAGCAACTGGATGCCGCGGTCGGGGCGCTCGAGCTACAGCTCTCGGCGGAGGAGTGTGCGGCGCTGGAGCGTCCATACCAGCCGCACCCGGTGCGCGGGTGGCTGGACGGGGGGTTGGTGCTGACGCAGCAGAAGCACTAG